The following proteins are co-located in the Pomacea canaliculata isolate SZHN2017 linkage group LG8, ASM307304v1, whole genome shotgun sequence genome:
- the LOC112571241 gene encoding LOW QUALITY PROTEIN: thyrostimulin beta-5 subunit-like (The sequence of the model RefSeq protein was modified relative to this genomic sequence to represent the inferred CDS: deleted 1 base in 1 codon): MKVALRTLTRLMASPQVCLIVAILCGASCSTLVDPSTTLGCHVRLYQFHAVKPDIITANGDILTCQGDVTVNSCWGRCDSSEIGDFKMPFKISHHPVCTYTGQRERTVVLSDCEGYPDPTLQVFDATGCACRGCDSDFTSCENLNG; this comes from the exons ATGAAAGTGGCCCTCAGGACGCTGACTCGGCTGATGGCGTCACCGCAGGTCTGCCTCATCGTCGCCATCTTGTGCGGGGCATCGTGCAGCACCCTCGTCGACCCCTCCACCACCCTGGGCTGCCATGTCCGCTTGTACCAGTTCCACGCCGTCAAACCGGACATCATCACCGCCAATGGTGACATCTTGACCTGCCAAGGGGACGTTACTGTCAACTCCTGCTGGGGACGCTGCGATTCCAGTGAG ATTGGAGACTTCAAGATGCCTTTTAAGATCAGCCACCACCCAGTGTGTACGTACACGGGCCAAAGGGAGAGAACAGTTGTGCTCAGTGACTGCGAAGGGTACCCGGACCCTACTCTCCAGGTGTTCGATGCCACGGGCTGCGCC TGCCGGGGATGTGACTCTGATTTTACCAGTTGTGAAAACCTCAATGGCTGA